The DNA region CAAGGCGGGCACCAGGTCGCCCAGAAATTGATGACGGTGGGCTTTCCCTGCGCATTCCGGAGCGTCACCGTTTTTCCGTCCAGCGTGTTCAGAGTGAAATCCGGCGCGCACTGACCCACTTCGGGACCAACCGTTCCGTCACATTCCCGATCGGACGTCACCGCTTGTTCTTTTCCCTCCCATCCGCCCCACACCGCCGCCACCGCAAACCCGGCCAGCAGGACAAGGATGAACAGATTCCTCCACTTTTGCATTGGTTCCACTCCTTTGTCGGCGCTTGAGAACATCCCCAGTAACACATTATGGGTATGGCGGGCGGTTGCATACCCCTGTCCCTTGGGTTTGTGAAGCCGTACGGCGGGATCCGGCAGTCCTTCACAACAAAGAAATCCAAATCGGCCGGCTCCGATCGGGGAGCCGCCTTTCAACCGGTCACGTAAGGATTCATTTCCTGTTCGCGACCAATGGTGGTTTTCGGTCCGTGTCCCGGACATACCACCGTTTCTTCGGGCAACTCCATCAATTTGCCGATGGACTCCATGAGCACGGAGTAATTGCCGCCCGGCAGATCAAACCGGCCGATCCCGTCTTTGAACAACACATCCCCGCCGAACACGACGTTGTCAAACAGATACGACACACTTCCCGGAGAATGACCGGGGGTGTGCCAAACCTCCACCTTCGTTCCGATCAGATCGAGCGTCTCTCCTCCCGTCAACATTCGTTCGGGCTCGCGACAGCGGACGGGTTCCAGCCCCGGCCACCACGCGGATCCGTTCTTTTCCGGATTCCCGGGCCAATCCGCTTCCTCCTTGTGGAGGCAGACGGGCGCACCCGTGATTTTCCGCACTTCCTCCAATCCCGCGATGTGATCGAAGTGCGCATGGGTCAGCAAGATGGCCTCAATCTTGAGTCCCAATCTCCCGATCCGCTCGATGAGCGGTTCGGGATCCTGGCCGGGGTCAATCACCACTCCCCGTTTGGACGGTTCATCATACACCAGCCATGCATTGGTGACCGCAATTCCCAAAGGAAAACATTCGATGTTCATGAACGGGGCCTCCCCTGAAAACATGCTTGTTCCCTTCCCATTCTACCTTCAGTGGCGAAACACTTCAAAGTCCGGCGAAAATCTCCCTTTCTTTCGGCATCTTCGGGGTGAAGGTCTTTCACCGGAATGAAATTGAGGTATACTGTTCACTGAAAAGCCCCAATTTGACTTGAGCGCCGGAAAGGAGGCACGGCGGACCCCCCTGCCGGGAAGCCCGCCGCTGTCATGAAAGTGATTTGCATTTTGTGCGACAAACCGTTTCAACCGGACAAGCTGACCATGAAAAAAATCAAAAAATATCCGCACATCATCCAGATTTGCAAAGATTGTCACGACCGGGTGAAAGAGCGCACGCTGCAGCGCATGAAAGTCCTTCCCCCGGAACCGGAACGGCCGTCTTCGAACCGGAAGCGGAATCACTCCTCAAAGCACTGATTGTAGCGGGGTTCCGCCTGGATGTCCTTCAACAGCCGATCGGCTTCATCCCGGGGAAACCTCGCTTCCTCTTCTTTTCCCTCCCGGCGGTAACGGACCACGTAGTCACTTCCGTCCGCCTGTTTTTCGGGATCCGTCACGGAGTGAACGTCCCTGAGCAGATCCTCGAAAAAAAGAACCGTATCCCTTGCCGACCGGTCACTCGGCCGGGCATCCCAAACAATGCGAATTTGCAGCCAGTTGAAGAGGGCATCCTTCAGTTGCACGGACATGTCCCCTTTCAGCGTTCTTCTTCCCGTTGGGGTCCGCTTTTTTTCTTTCTTACGGCCCAAAGACGGATCCGGGTGACCGCGATGAGCACGATGGTCACCAACATGGCCGCGACGATGGGCAGACCCGTGTAATGAAACACCGTGAGCAACACGCACCCGACCGCAAGCGCGAAGTAGATCACAGCGCTTTTGAGCACCGGCAGCCGGATGGCAAACGCCGTTTTGTAAATGATGCCGGAAAGCACGAGAATCACCGCATATACGCCCCAGAAACCGATTGAATCCAACCATTGTTCAAACGCCGTCCACATGGTTCAAGCCCCCTGCCGGTCTTCCCCGCGAAGTTTGTGCAGATACCGAATCTCTTCCGCGTATTCCCCTTCATCATCGACCGGCGTTTCCAGAATGACCGGCAATCCTTGAAACGCTTCTTCCTTCAGGAAGAGTGCCAAAGCCTCCGCCCCGATTTCACCCTTGCCGATTTTTTCGTGACGGTCTTTCCGGCTGCCCCAGGGAGCCTTGCTGTCGTTGAAATGAATGGCAACGAGATGTTCGAGATATCCCGTTTCCTTCATTTCGGTCACCAACCCGTCAAATCGGTCGGGAACCCAGGTGCCGGCCGCAAAGGCATGACACGTGTCAAAGCAAAATCCGATTTTTTCCGGATGCCGGGTGGACAAGCGGATCTCCGTCAATTCCCGGATGGAAAGCCCCAGTTCGCTTCCTTGTCCCGCCGTGTTCTCCAAAAGCAGTTTGACCGGGCCGTCGTATTCATCGAGAATGATGTCGAGCGTCTCCACCATTCGGCGTCGGCCGTATTCTTCCCCTTCTCCGACATGTTTGCCGCAATGCACCACCGCTCCGACCGCCCCGTAGCATTCGGCGATCCGCAAGTCTTCACGGATGGAGCGGATCGTCACTTCATGCAAATCTTCCTTGGGAGTGGACAAATTGGTGATATACGGCGTGTGCGCGACGAGCACAATGCCGTGTTCCTTGCAAAACTTCCGGCCCGCTTCGGCATCTTTCACATCTACTTTTTTCGGTCTGAGCCCGCGGGGATTCTTGGTGAACACCTGAAACGAATCCGCGCCGAGCTCAAAGGCCCGCTTCGATGCCCTTTCAAAGCCTTTGGCCACGCTGATGTGACAACCGATCTTCATTCGCTGTTCTCCTTCCAAATGCAAAAAGCGCCGGGACCGGACGCGAGGCCGACAAATCCGAAAGCGAATTGCCAGCACTCCCGTGCCGTGAACGGGCGCCGTTTCCTGCCACTATTTTAGCATTGCTCTTCCTCGCCGGGCAACCGGACGAGACGGTTCCGGACCTCCAGCATCTTCGAGGGAAGGTTGGTGATCAACGCATCCACCCCCGCCCGGATCAACCGTTCGGCCTCGGCAGGGTCATCCACCGTCCAAGGTCGTACCCGGATCCCCGACTTCCGACAACCTTCCACCACTTCGTCCGGACATGCCAAATGATGCGGATGAATGCCGTCCACTCCCAGATGTTTGGCATACATCCAAGGCTCAACCATGCCGCAGACGTACAGCGCCGCCAACCGGAGCCCGGGGCGGAAATGTCTGAGATGCCGGAGGCTGAAGTGATTGAACGAGGAAATCACGACACGGTCCGTGAAACCGTATCGTTCCACCAACCCGACCACCGCCTCTTCAAGACCCGGATACCGGATGATCCCGTTTTTCAGTTCGATGTTCAGTTCCACATCCGTGTCCCGAAGCCACTCCAACACTTCCGACAGAAGGGGGATTCTCTCATCGGCAAAATCCTCCGAGAACCAGCGACCGACCCGGAGCCGTGCCAATTCTCCGGCACTTTTGTCCGCCACTTTTCCCGGAACCCCGGCCGTGCGATCCAGCGTTTCGTCATGAATCACCACCACTTCCCGGTTCGCCGTCAAATGGACGTCCAGTTCGATTCCTTCCGCTCCCTCGCTCACCGCTTTCATGAATGCGGCCATGGTGTTTTCCGGTGCCGAACGCGAACTGCCCCGATGGGCATACACAAGGGTCCGGGTCATGCAACTTCCTCCTTTGCGGATGGATGGACTTGCACAAAAAATCCCGCCGCCGCAACTTTTCGAATCTCCCCTCCGGCACGGCGTGCGGATCCGACATGCATCCCCCGGCGAAATTCAACGCCGCGTTCATTGAATTTCTCCCTGACGGTGAACTTTCCCTCCATCCACCCTTGCGAAAAAAAGCGCATCCCGGGATCCCCGTGTGCGCTTCCATCCGTTTGAGCGATTCCTCCTCTCCGGCATCAAAGAGCTTCCAGGAGGATCATTTCCCTTCTGATTTCCATCAATCGCTGCTTGCTTCGCTCGATTTCATGCCTGCAATTGACCTTGAGTGCATCCGCCAGTCTGTCCAGCTCCCGGTCCAGTTCCCGTCTGAGCACGGGAATCCTCTCTTCGGCATCACGGCATTTGTAGGCTCGAATCATATGTTCCAAGATTGAACCGCACCCCTTTTTCATGTTTCGGAGTTGGAATCCGGATGTCGTCTTTGTGAGTCTGGATACAGGATTGCCCCGCCCGTACCGAAATAAACCTGATGAACGAAAGGAGGCGAAAATCAAGGAAAACCCGGGCCTTTCCCCGGCCGTTTCCATCTTCGGCTTCCGTATGGTAAGATGTGGACAAATTTGCACGAAAACGGAGGGGAAATACGTGCACACACCCGAATTCCGCGATGAAGACTTCCAGGTGTTTCATGTGGAAGGGCTTGAACCCAGAATGGAAGCGTTGAAACGGAGAATCCGTCCCAAACTGGAGATGATCGGCACCGAACTCTCGCCCGCGCTCTCCGCGATCATGGGAGAACCGGTCACGTTCCACGTGGCGAAACATGCCCGCCGGACGGTTCATCCCCCGGAAGAAACCTGGGTGGCATGGTCGGTGAGCAAACGGGGATACAAAGCCCTTCCCCATTTCCAGTTCGGTTTGCGGGACACGCATCTGTTCGCATGGTTCG from Staphylospora marina includes:
- a CDS encoding MBL fold metallo-hydrolase, whose translation is MNIECFPLGIAVTNAWLVYDEPSKRGVVIDPGQDPEPLIERIGRLGLKIEAILLTHAHFDHIAGLEEVRKITGAPVCLHKEEADWPGNPEKNGSAWWPGLEPVRCREPERMLTGGETLDLIGTKVEVWHTPGHSPGSVSYLFDNVVFGGDVLFKDGIGRFDLPGGNYSVLMESIGKLMELPEETVVCPGHGPKTTIGREQEMNPYVTG
- a CDS encoding DUF2197 domain-containing protein; this encodes MKVICILCDKPFQPDKLTMKKIKKYPHIIQICKDCHDRVKERTLQRMKVLPPEPERPSSNRKRNHSSKH
- a CDS encoding YlaH-like family protein, which translates into the protein MWTAFEQWLDSIGFWGVYAVILVLSGIIYKTAFAIRLPVLKSAVIYFALAVGCVLLTVFHYTGLPIVAAMLVTIVLIAVTRIRLWAVRKKKSGPQREEER
- a CDS encoding deoxyribonuclease IV, whose amino-acid sequence is MKIGCHISVAKGFERASKRAFELGADSFQVFTKNPRGLRPKKVDVKDAEAGRKFCKEHGIVLVAHTPYITNLSTPKEDLHEVTIRSIREDLRIAECYGAVGAVVHCGKHVGEGEEYGRRRMVETLDIILDEYDGPVKLLLENTAGQGSELGLSIRELTEIRLSTRHPEKIGFCFDTCHAFAAGTWVPDRFDGLVTEMKETGYLEHLVAIHFNDSKAPWGSRKDRHEKIGKGEIGAEALALFLKEEAFQGLPVILETPVDDEGEYAEEIRYLHKLRGEDRQGA
- a CDS encoding glycerophosphodiester phosphodiesterase, translated to MTRTLVYAHRGSSRSAPENTMAAFMKAVSEGAEGIELDVHLTANREVVVIHDETLDRTAGVPGKVADKSAGELARLRVGRWFSEDFADERIPLLSEVLEWLRDTDVELNIELKNGIIRYPGLEEAVVGLVERYGFTDRVVISSFNHFSLRHLRHFRPGLRLAALYVCGMVEPWMYAKHLGVDGIHPHHLACPDEVVEGCRKSGIRVRPWTVDDPAEAERLIRAGVDALITNLPSKMLEVRNRLVRLPGEEEQC